From the genome of Vigna angularis cultivar LongXiaoDou No.4 chromosome 11, ASM1680809v1, whole genome shotgun sequence, one region includes:
- the LOC108333779 gene encoding uncharacterized protein LOC108333779, whose amino-acid sequence MANSHIEVVFHHGGKFENNGTFGYHYGETTTIKIDPDRWSYFEILSILKEMGYRNVKDLWYSLGRGPVLEDCLEPLLDDKGACHLINIAMLNGEAHLYVIHRVCEPEYLLQLECISEPQIDRPSDEGEVERDSADLQVDRPSVEGEVERESAEKEVQIEIGVADVEAVGEAEVQTIAPEVEPESEVHPEMIEVEVDVLADIEGMVEDVGVEDAVEDVGVEDAVEDVGVEDAVEDVGVEAQVGVLGMHIVHIRQLKIHGS is encoded by the coding sequence ATGGCCAACTCACACATTGAAGTCGTGTTTCACCATGGGGGGAAATTTGAGAATAATGGGACATTTGGATATCACTATGGTGAAACCACAACTATAAAAATAGACCCTGATCgatggagttattttgaaatattaagcaTTCTAAAGGAGATGGGTTATAGGAATGTAAAGGACTTATGGTATTCATTGGGTCGTGGTCCTGTATTAGAAGATTGTTTGGAACCTTTATTAGATGACAAGGGTGCTTGTCATCTGATCAATATTGCTATGTTGAATGGTGAAGCTCACCTCTATGTTATACATAGGGTGTGTGAACCTGAGTATCTTCTGCAGTTGGAATGCATATCTGAACCCCAAATTGATAGACCTAGTGATGAAGGAGAAGTTGAGAGAGATAGTGCTGATTTGCAAGTTGATAGACCTAGTGTTGAAGGagaagttgagagagagagtgcTGAAAAGGAAGTTCAGATAGAGATTGGTGTAGCAGATGTTGAGGCAGTGGGTGAAGCAGAGGTTCAGACAATAGCACCTGAGGTAGAACCTGAATCAGAAGTTCATCCAGAAATGATAGAAGTTGAGGTTGATGTACTGGCTGATATAGAGGGTATGGTagaggatgttggtgtggaGGATGCAGTGGAGGATGTTGGTGTGGAGGATGCAGTGGAGGATGTTGGTGTGGAGGATGCAGTGGAGGATGTTGGTGTGGAGGCACAGGTTGGTGTCCTTGGAATGCATATTGTGCATATAAGGCAGCTGAAAATACATGGCAGCTAA